A region of Betta splendens chromosome 13, fBetSpl5.4, whole genome shotgun sequence DNA encodes the following proteins:
- the LOC114868594 gene encoding matrix metalloproteinase-20-like, which yields MLLCCCVLLALTAGPCSTAPTLNPDAVSPAPAPVHLQLATKYLQQFYQLQEEPSGRTKRSGPSFASKVKDMQLFFGLNATGALDPETLEVMTRPRCGVADVEEYSHVQGTRWHKSVISYSIGSYTRDLPRDTVASVIESALSVWARASGLTFVRSQTRNADIMVEFVTNSHGDMYPFDGPRGTLAHAFGPGSGVGGDTHFDDDEQWTAGDKGFNLLLVAAHEFGHALGLKHSTNPQSLMYPTYKSTRSANLLSREDVANINALYNPARGRPSYFVRYGWSPWLSGPLFPQRMHNRCAADLSFDAMSTLGDATFFFRDKYLWIKHNEQHDIKEGPIINFMPKIKSSIDAAFWVPRRSTAYLIHGSIFWTVRGSLMRGKPRPLSHFGFPAWVQDVDAAVHMVKTGRTLFFIRDIYWSFNENRRVMDFGYPKYISEDFPGVNTTINAAFHKDGFIYFFVGPQVYKYDYSQKHVVGVETANSWLGC from the exons atgctgctctgctgctgcgtccTGCTGGCGCTCACGGCGGGTCCGTGTTCGACAGCACCCACCCTGAACCCGGACGCGGTCTCTCCTGCACCGGCACCGGTCCACCTGCAGCTGGCCACA AAATACCTCCAGCAGTTCTACCAGCTGCAGGAAGAGCCTTCGGGGCGCACAAAGCGGAGCGGACCGTCCTTCGCCTCAAAGGTAAAGGACATGCAGCTCTTCTTCGGGCTCAATGCAACCGGCGCGTTGGACCCAGAGACCCTGGAGGTGATGACGCGGCCGCGCTGCGGCGTTGCGGACGTGGAGGAGTACAGCCACGTGCAGGGGACGCGGTGGCACAAGAGCGTCATCAGCTACAG CATCGGCAGCTACACCAGGGATTTGCCTCGTGACACCGTGGCCTCTGTGATCGAGTCGGCGTTGAGCGTTTGGGCCAGAGCCAGCGGCCTGACGTTCGTTAGGTCGCAGACACGCAACGCCGACATCATGGTGGAGTTTGTGACCAACA GCCACGGTGACATGTACCCGTTCGACGGACCCAGGGGCACGCTGGCCCACGCCTTCGGACCGGGCTCGGGGGTGGGAGGGGACACGCACTTTGACGACGACGAGCAGTGGACAGCGGGAGATAAAG GTTTCAATCTGCTACTTGTAGCAGCACATGAATTTGGCCACGCGTTGGGCCTGAAGCACTCCACGAACCCTCAGTCGCTCATGTATCCGACCTACAAATCCACACGTTCAGCCAACCTGCTGTCGAGAGAAGACGTGGCCAATATCAACGCTCTATACA ATCCAGCCAGAGGTCGTCCCAGTTACTTTGTGAGGTACGGCTGGAGCCCCTGGCTGTCGGGGCCCCTGTTCCCACAGCGTATGCACAACAGATGCGCTGCAGACCTGAGCTTTGATGCAATGTCCACTCTGGGAGACGCCACCTTCTTTTTCAGAGACAA ATATCTTTGGATAAAACACAATGAGCAACACGACATTAAAGAAGGTCCCATCATCAACTTCATGCCTAAGATTAAAAGCAGCATCGATGCAGCCTTCTGGGTCCCTCGGCGATCCACAGCTTACCTCATTCATG GATCCATCTTCTGGACCGTCAGAGGCTCTCTCATGAGGGGGAAGCCCAGGCCGCTCAGCCATTTTGGATTCCCTGCGTGGGTGCAGGACGTTGACGCTGCCGTGCACATGGTGAAAACAGGACGCACCCTGTTCTTCATACGTGACATTTACTGGAG CTTCAATGAAAACCGGAGGGTTATGGATTTCGGTTACCCAAAGTACATCAGCGAGGACTTTCCAGGAGTCAACACAACTATAAACGCAGCCTTTCATAAAGACG GTTTCATCTACTTCTTTGTCGGACCACAAGTCTACAAATACGACTACTCCCAAAAACATGTTGTTGGAGTTGAGACAGCGAATTCCTGGCTTGGATGTTGA
- the mmp13b gene encoding collagenase 3, which yields MIAVLLLALVLHSSALPLTPANGDKRLLAERYLKRFYGLPAGLQGRQRSADAFQTQLKEMQKFFKLKITGTLDDDTMQLMEQARCGVPDVGEYNHFPRHLKWQKNEITFRIINYTPDLKKADVDRAIRTALNVWADVTPLTFRKLHEGTADIMISFGSREHGDYNPFDGPNGLLAHAYPPGPGLGGDTHFDEDERWTKDSSAYNLFMVAAHELGHALGMSHSSDPGALMYPIYQYITGFPLSEDDIEGIQALYGPNPNSKKVKPRPVAPTKCDPDLSFDAVTELRGETIVFKDRYYWRLHPQMPEPDLVVIKSTWPFLPNKVDAAYENPEKDQVIMFSGVKMWALNGYTLVDGYPKYIHKLGLPKSIRKVDAAVHIKDTGKTLLFADEQYWSYDEATGTMDRKYPRSIEDDFPGMNDEFDAVAYHYGQLYFFHENLQYEYSYNARKVIRIQRSNSILSC from the exons ATGatagctgtgctgctgctggcgctggtcCTTCATTCCTCGGCTCTGCCTCTGACGCCGGCAAACGGAGACAAGCGCCTTTTAGCGGAG AGATACCTCAAGCGCTTCTATGGGCTCCCAGCGGGTCTTCAGGGCAGACAGCGCTCGGCGGACGCCTTTCAGACCCAGCTCAAGGAGATGCAGAAATTCTTCAAACTCAAG ATCACGGGGACCCTGGATGACGACACTAtgcagctgatggagcaggCCAGATGTGGCGTCCCAGATGTTGGAGAGTACAACCACTTCCCTCGACATCTCAAATGGCAAAAAAACGAAATCACATTCAG GATAATTAACTACACGCCGGATCTGAAGAAGGCCGACGTGGACAGGGCCATCCGCACCGCGCTGAACGTCTGGGCTGATGTGACGCCTCTGACTTTCAGGAAGCTGCACGAGGGCACTGCTGACATCATGATCAGCTTCGGCTCAAGAG AGCACGGAGACTACAACCCTTTCGATGGCCCCAATGGGCTGCTGGCCCATGCTTACCCCCCGGGCCCGGGCCTCGGTGGAGACACCCACTTTGATGAGGACGAACGCTGGACCAAAGACTCGTCAG CTTACAACCTATTTATGGTGGCGGCGCATGAGCTGGGCCACGCTCTCGGCATGTCCCACTCCTCGGACCCGGGCGCCCTCATGTACCCCATCTACCAGTACATTACGGGGTTCCCGCTGTCTGAGGACGACATCGAAGGCATTCAAGCCCTCTACG GGCCAAACCCAAACTCAAAGAAAGTGAAGCCCAGGCCGGTGGCGCCAACCAAGTGTGACCCCGACTTGAGTTTTGACGCTGTCACAGAGCTGAGAGGGGAAACCATTGTCTTCAAAGACAG GTACTACTGGCGCCTGCATCCCCAGATGCCGGAGCCCGACCTGGTTGTGATCAAGTCCACGTGGCCGTTCCTGCCCAACAAGGTGGACGCGGCGTACGAGAACCCGGAGAAGGACCAGGTCATCATGTTCAGCG GGGTAAAGATGTGGGCTTTGAACGGATACACCCTCGTGGACGGATATCCAAAGTACATACACAAACTGGGACTTCCCAAGAGCATCAGGAAAGTAGATGCAGCTGTTCACATCAAAGACACGGGCAAAACGCTGCTCTTTGCTGATGAGCAGTACTGGAG CTACGATGAAGCAACGGGCACCATGGATCGCAAATACCCACGATCCATCGAGGACGACTTCCCGGGGATGAACGACGAGTTTGATGCTGTTGCTTATCACTATG gtcagttgtaTTTCTTCCATGAAAATTTGCAATATGAGTACAGTTACAACGCAAGGAAGGTCATCCGCATCCAGAGATCTAACTCCATCCTCAGCTGCTGA